A DNA window from Rhodopirellula islandica contains the following coding sequences:
- a CDS encoding GntP family permease — MKRLAACLGLFSLAIFAGDAFAADAALDAGQQATESISMTPIWMVLAGIVSVLAMIIGLKLNAFLALIISALFVSLLVGFQTDADAGTRMNAVVSAFGSSAGGVGIVIAMAAIIGKCMLDSGSADRIVRTAVGITGEKKASLGLMISGFILAVPVFFDTVFYLLVPLARSLHKRTQSHYLRYLMAIATGGAITHTLVPPTPGPLLVSAILGVDIGMMMAVGAAVAIPSAILGLLFSVIVDKKMPVPMRPLGANEDKHEPLAEAQLPSLWSSMLPVVLPVALIGAGTLATTLADKEDRAAIAAADIESFELLSEKFVNASEMSPAGRLVGSSKLTDEQRQTLKTPPTSPEQESLFLAAMNEALLDPDFYDADAFDDVEIPEVSSKLMAADQLRMKPVDRRRMNRALLDSAYPELLAPHRWDTSMRKTANSLGLWSNPNFALLLAALSAILTFKIVRQLSWREVGVDVEESLMSGGVIILITAAGGAFGAMLSATNIADTIQQFFEGREAAGLAILLLAWSISAVLKVAQGSSTVAMIIGAGMMAAILGEQQPPFHLVYVATAVGSGSLMGSWMNDSGFWVFTKMGGLTEGESLRSWTPLLATLSIGGLVTTIILSQVIPMAG; from the coding sequence ATGAAACGCTTGGCCGCTTGTTTAGGTCTGTTCTCACTCGCGATTTTTGCTGGCGATGCTTTTGCCGCGGATGCCGCCTTGGACGCGGGCCAGCAAGCGACGGAATCGATCTCGATGACGCCCATTTGGATGGTTTTGGCCGGCATCGTCAGCGTGCTGGCGATGATCATCGGGTTGAAACTCAATGCCTTCCTGGCGTTGATCATCTCGGCACTGTTCGTCAGCCTGTTGGTGGGCTTTCAAACCGATGCCGACGCGGGCACTCGGATGAATGCCGTGGTGTCCGCCTTCGGAAGTTCCGCAGGCGGGGTGGGCATCGTCATCGCGATGGCCGCGATCATCGGCAAATGCATGCTGGACAGCGGGTCCGCGGACCGAATCGTTCGCACCGCGGTCGGAATCACCGGAGAAAAAAAAGCCTCCCTGGGCCTGATGATCAGCGGTTTCATCCTGGCCGTGCCGGTGTTCTTTGACACCGTCTTTTACCTCCTCGTTCCGCTCGCTCGCAGCCTTCACAAACGAACTCAATCCCATTACCTGCGGTACTTGATGGCAATCGCCACGGGCGGGGCGATCACGCACACCTTGGTACCGCCGACCCCCGGCCCCTTGCTGGTCTCCGCGATCTTGGGCGTGGACATTGGAATGATGATGGCAGTCGGGGCCGCGGTCGCGATTCCCTCCGCAATCCTGGGCCTCCTTTTCTCGGTCATCGTCGATAAAAAGATGCCGGTGCCGATGCGTCCGCTGGGCGCCAACGAAGACAAACACGAACCCTTGGCCGAAGCACAACTGCCGTCGCTGTGGTCGTCCATGCTGCCGGTGGTTCTGCCTGTCGCTTTGATCGGTGCCGGGACCCTGGCGACGACCTTGGCCGACAAAGAAGATCGCGCGGCCATCGCCGCGGCCGACATTGAAAGCTTTGAACTGCTGAGCGAAAAATTTGTGAACGCCAGCGAAATGTCACCCGCCGGACGATTGGTCGGCAGCTCCAAACTGACCGACGAACAACGTCAAACGCTCAAGACACCGCCCACCAGCCCCGAACAAGAATCCCTGTTTTTGGCTGCCATGAACGAGGCGTTGCTCGACCCCGATTTCTACGACGCGGATGCGTTTGACGACGTCGAGATCCCCGAGGTCAGCAGCAAACTCATGGCCGCCGATCAACTTCGCATGAAGCCGGTCGATCGCCGCCGCATGAACCGTGCCCTGTTGGACTCGGCCTACCCTGAACTGCTGGCCCCGCATCGCTGGGACACTTCGATGCGAAAGACCGCCAATTCACTGGGGCTGTGGAGCAACCCCAACTTTGCGTTGTTGCTGGCCGCTTTGTCAGCCATCCTGACCTTCAAGATTGTCCGCCAATTGTCCTGGCGAGAAGTCGGCGTGGACGTGGAAGAATCGTTGATGAGCGGCGGCGTCATTATCCTGATCACCGCCGCCGGCGGTGCTTTTGGAGCGATGCTCAGTGCGACCAACATCGCGGACACGATCCAACAGTTCTTCGAAGGCCGTGAAGCCGCGGGACTCGCAATTCTCTTGCTGGCCTGGTCGATTTCCGCGGTCTTGAAAGTGGCCCAAGGCAGCAGCACCGTCGCCATGATCATCGGCGCCGGAATGATGGCTGCCATCCTTGGTGAACAACAGCCTCCGTTCCACTTGGTTTACGTTGCGACCGCCGTGGGCAGCGGATCACTGATGGGCAGCTGGATGAACGACAGCGGTTTCTGGGTGTTCACCAAAATGGGTGGCCTGACCGAAGGTGAATCGCTGCGAAGCTGGACGCCGCTGCTGGCCACACTCTCGATCGGTGGCTTGGTCACCACGATCATCCTCAGCCAAGTCATCCCAATGGCTGGCTGA
- the rny gene encoding ribonuclease Y produces the protein MNPQLASTILYCLFFFFLGIAAVLAFIQRQAVKRRERLEAEAEAVLETARREAETRGNQIIVDARENALAIKANADREVAAMRETEQIRDRKLDAREDQLASGQESLRKAQRGLESSQTRLAAQMRNLTEQRAELDRLVQESQRALEKVSGMTEEQAAEKLMQSLRQDLEHEIGSTVLKHQRELARRVDAQAREMLLTAMQRYASVHTADTTTSTVGVPTDDMKGRIIGREGRNIRAFEKATGVDLIIDDTPGVVVVSGFDPVRREVARMSLEKLIADGRIHPSKIEETVEQAGKEIQSFILQKGQEAASEVNVSGLHDRVIEMLGRLHFRTSYSQNVLRHSVEVAFLAGMMAEMIGLDGDLARRCGLLHDIGKAADHELEGGHPKIGADLLRRSKENDEVVHAAKGHHDEIVTEFPYTMLVATADACSASRPGARRESLERYVKRMEELESIAQRFDGVQQAYAISAGRELRVMVGSQQVSDERAAAICRDIASTFEKELTYPGEIKVTVVREARFTNTAK, from the coding sequence ATGAATCCGCAACTCGCCTCCACCATCCTTTATTGCCTCTTCTTCTTTTTCCTCGGTATTGCTGCCGTCCTGGCCTTCATCCAGCGTCAGGCCGTCAAACGCCGCGAACGGCTTGAGGCCGAAGCCGAAGCGGTTCTCGAAACCGCACGCCGAGAAGCTGAAACACGAGGCAATCAAATCATCGTCGACGCTCGCGAAAACGCATTGGCTATCAAGGCCAATGCAGATCGCGAAGTGGCAGCGATGCGCGAAACGGAACAAATTCGCGATCGCAAACTGGATGCTCGCGAAGACCAGTTGGCCTCCGGTCAAGAGTCCTTGCGCAAAGCCCAGCGTGGTTTGGAAAGCAGCCAAACGCGTCTCGCCGCGCAAATGCGAAATCTGACCGAGCAACGTGCCGAACTGGATCGTTTGGTTCAAGAAAGCCAGCGGGCACTCGAGAAGGTCAGTGGCATGACAGAAGAGCAAGCCGCTGAGAAATTGATGCAGTCGTTGCGGCAAGACCTCGAACACGAAATCGGTTCGACGGTGTTGAAGCATCAGCGTGAGTTGGCCCGACGCGTCGACGCCCAGGCTCGCGAAATGTTGTTGACGGCGATGCAGCGTTACGCGTCGGTGCACACCGCCGACACGACCACCAGCACCGTGGGGGTGCCGACCGATGACATGAAGGGCCGGATCATCGGCCGCGAAGGTCGCAACATTCGAGCGTTTGAAAAAGCCACCGGTGTGGATCTGATCATCGATGACACCCCTGGTGTGGTCGTGGTCAGTGGCTTTGATCCGGTCCGCCGTGAGGTGGCGCGGATGTCACTCGAAAAACTGATCGCCGACGGCCGGATTCATCCATCGAAGATTGAGGAAACGGTCGAGCAGGCTGGCAAAGAGATCCAGTCGTTCATCTTGCAAAAGGGGCAGGAGGCTGCCAGCGAAGTCAACGTGTCGGGGTTGCATGATCGCGTAATTGAAATGCTTGGGCGGCTGCACTTCCGAACCTCTTACAGCCAGAACGTGTTGCGGCACAGCGTGGAAGTGGCGTTTCTGGCCGGCATGATGGCTGAAATGATTGGTCTGGATGGGGATTTGGCGCGTCGTTGTGGGTTGCTGCACGACATCGGAAAAGCCGCCGATCACGAACTGGAAGGTGGTCACCCCAAGATCGGTGCTGACCTGCTGCGTCGCAGCAAAGAGAACGATGAAGTGGTGCATGCCGCCAAGGGCCACCACGACGAAATCGTGACGGAGTTTCCTTACACGATGTTGGTCGCCACCGCCGATGCCTGCAGTGCGTCTCGGCCCGGTGCCCGTCGTGAATCGCTGGAACGTTACGTCAAGCGCATGGAAGAGCTGGAATCGATCGCTCAACGTTTTGATGGCGTGCAGCAGGCCTACGCCATCTCGGCGGGGCGCGAATTGCGAGTGATGGTCGGCAGCCAACAGGTCAGCGACGAACGAGCCGCTGCGATCTGCCGCGACATCGCCTCGACGTTCGAAAAGGAACTGACCTACCCCGGTGAAATCAAAGTCACCGTGGTCCGCGAAGCTCGCTTCACCAACACCGCGAAGTAA
- the tilS gene encoding tRNA lysidine(34) synthetase TilS, whose protein sequence is MHPPHPDEPSHFNATAHWRSLQDAIRTSWPNRHGRSSDVATLVGCSGGADSVALIRLLAELWAEDSAAINTTEPNRTRVTAPLIVAHCNHGLRGKESDADEAFVRELCQQLQLPCVTHSVRQPNETAASRPASDERTLRQIRREFFQQTAQQHGCRYVALAHSADDQAETMLHHFIRGTGPLGLAGIAETSDLDTDLVVRRPLLQVRRETLRAGLREIGQPWREDASNQLTHYTRNWLRHDVLPLIEDRYPTAVEAIHRAAQLQRETNEMMRRLAHRWLEMHTELGENQWIVHTRRLATPTQAHSHNREVATIQDWMTERPIIVTASQLAWDQLGWPRGSMTMEHWQRLAMLACAATMTPPPSDSINHTGPFPGGIFLDQQMDCLVLRCPSPAN, encoded by the coding sequence GTGCATCCACCCCATCCCGACGAGCCCTCCCATTTCAACGCGACCGCCCACTGGCGGTCCTTGCAGGATGCGATTCGCACTTCGTGGCCCAACCGGCACGGCCGATCCTCCGACGTCGCAACCCTGGTCGGGTGCAGCGGCGGTGCGGACAGCGTCGCGCTGATTCGACTGCTCGCGGAACTGTGGGCGGAGGACTCCGCTGCGATCAATACCACGGAGCCAAACCGGACTCGCGTCACCGCCCCGTTGATCGTTGCCCATTGCAACCATGGCCTTCGCGGCAAAGAATCCGATGCCGACGAAGCATTCGTCCGTGAACTCTGCCAGCAACTGCAATTGCCCTGCGTGACACATTCCGTTCGCCAGCCGAACGAAACCGCCGCTTCACGCCCAGCCAGCGACGAACGCACCTTGCGTCAAATCCGTCGTGAATTTTTCCAACAAACAGCGCAGCAACATGGCTGCCGGTACGTGGCGTTGGCTCATTCTGCCGACGACCAAGCGGAAACAATGCTGCACCATTTCATTCGCGGCACAGGCCCCCTGGGGTTGGCCGGCATCGCCGAAACATCGGACCTGGACACGGACCTGGTTGTGCGGCGTCCGCTTCTCCAAGTCCGTCGCGAAACGCTGCGAGCAGGGCTTCGTGAAATCGGACAACCCTGGCGGGAAGACGCCAGCAACCAACTCACTCACTACACCCGCAACTGGCTTCGGCACGATGTGCTGCCACTGATTGAGGACCGGTACCCAACCGCGGTTGAGGCAATTCACCGCGCCGCTCAACTGCAACGCGAAACGAATGAGATGATGCGTCGACTGGCTCACCGCTGGCTGGAAATGCACACTGAGTTGGGTGAAAATCAATGGATCGTTCACACGCGGCGATTGGCAACCCCCACCCAAGCCCACTCACACAACCGTGAGGTGGCAACCATTCAGGACTGGATGACCGAGCGTCCGATCATCGTCACGGCGAGCCAATTGGCATGGGACCAACTGGGTTGGCCGCGAGGCTCCATGACGATGGAACATTGGCAGCGACTGGCGATGCTTGCGTGTGCAGCGACCATGACACCCCCACCCTCCGATTCCATCAACCATACCGGCCCTTTTCCTGGAGGGATCTTCCTGGATCAGCAAATGGATTGCCTGGTCTTGCGGTGCCCAAGCCCCGCCAACTGA
- a CDS encoding ATP-binding cassette domain-containing protein, protein MIHVQHLSKAYEDLRRGRFLAVDHISFCVQPGEIFGLLGPNGAGKTTVLRILSTVLRPSSGIATINGYDVSHEPTEVRRRIGFVSNNTAIYDRMTAWEMVGYFGRLHGMQRDELNDRLEKLFSQLRMNEFRDVPGSKMSTGMQQKVSIARALVHDPPVLVFDEATLGLDVLVARNLLEVIRELRDAGKCLIFSTHIMSEVERLCDRIAIMHRGRILDSGTLGELVDRHEEENFEELFFSLLSEHETAEANEQHEASQNDQDSGQVLATTEAVQ, encoded by the coding sequence ATGATTCATGTCCAACACCTGTCGAAGGCCTACGAGGACCTTCGTCGGGGACGTTTCTTGGCCGTTGACCACATTTCATTTTGTGTCCAACCGGGAGAAATCTTTGGACTGCTCGGCCCCAACGGCGCCGGAAAAACCACGGTCCTGCGGATCCTCTCGACCGTGCTGCGTCCCAGTTCCGGGATCGCCACGATCAATGGCTACGACGTGTCCCATGAGCCGACCGAAGTCCGTCGCCGCATCGGTTTCGTCAGCAACAACACCGCGATCTATGACCGCATGACAGCCTGGGAGATGGTCGGTTACTTCGGCCGCCTTCATGGCATGCAACGCGACGAACTGAACGATCGACTCGAAAAGTTGTTCAGCCAACTTCGGATGAATGAGTTTCGCGATGTTCCGGGCAGCAAGATGTCCACCGGCATGCAGCAAAAAGTTTCGATTGCTCGAGCCTTGGTGCACGACCCGCCGGTGCTCGTGTTTGACGAAGCAACGCTCGGACTGGACGTGCTGGTCGCTCGCAACCTGCTGGAAGTCATTCGCGAATTACGAGACGCGGGCAAGTGCCTGATCTTTTCGACTCACATCATGAGCGAGGTGGAACGGTTGTGCGACCGAATCGCGATCATGCATCGCGGACGCATTTTGGACTCGGGCACCTTGGGTGAACTGGTCGACCGGCACGAAGAAGAAAACTTCGAAGAACTGTTCTTCTCGCTGCTCAGCGAACACGAAACCGCCGAAGCCAACGAACAACACGAAGCATCCCAAAACGACCAAGACAGTGGCCAAGTGCTCGCTACCACGGAGGCAGTGCAATGA
- a CDS encoding ABC transporter permease subunit/CPBP intramembrane protease encodes MSESSQQKRERAAKANRPRLETIGLIYAREMRDQLRDRRTLFTIIVLPILLYPIVGMLLLQIAQFTQQHPISVCVIGMEHVQAAATGDIPPLLVEKEAEDTDTPEKALPQYRFADAVSEDVRNVNVTTFRTSELARTGDLSERSESWVRDGIYDCVICFETPLSETSSTQPNQQGTIGLFYNVASDQSLVARERMASILNHWRGTWVRNRLSSAGMELSVLDPFQVRDVDIAPERTREAAFWSKLLPFIMLIWAMTGAFYPAIDLVAGEKERGTLETLLCSPTLRSEIVWGKLGAVMSFSMMTAILNACSMLVTSTFVFNQIAIGPAGGSMGTPPLIPMLWLFVALIPLSALFSALALAVAAMARSSKEGQYYLMPLMMLTLPLVLLPMLPGTTLSLGTSLIPVTGMFLLVRTLVEGHMVEALTYVPTVALVTGICLWLAVQWARRQFESESVLFGDGDQWELGAWFRHLWRDRQLAATPTVAFGCGAVVLVGLFFGKLAVTEMPTTFAGIATLVLIPQLGLILAPTLLMSVMLTTSLRTSLRLNLPNWRIWPVIGVLCVMLHPLYIQLAGWISAMYPLSDQAVEAMLPFTQQIASAPWTSVILLMAFVPAICEELTYRGFIFGGLVRGGHPLRAVLVTALMFGISHGVLQQSISATFMGLLLGWIALRTGSVLPGIAIHFCNNALSVSLQRVTELDLPILNELIQNSANGPAYHPYWTACCFIVSAACLAGVYRITQEADSINSHDALADRVSLGSNVTDPALKRLSPATQ; translated from the coding sequence ATGAGCGAATCATCCCAACAAAAACGCGAGCGGGCCGCCAAAGCCAATCGACCGCGACTGGAAACCATCGGCTTGATCTACGCACGCGAAATGCGAGATCAATTGCGAGACCGTCGCACCCTGTTCACGATCATTGTTCTGCCGATCTTGCTGTATCCCATCGTCGGAATGCTGCTGCTGCAGATCGCGCAGTTCACCCAACAACATCCGATCTCGGTGTGCGTGATCGGAATGGAACATGTCCAAGCCGCCGCGACTGGTGACATCCCTCCGCTGCTGGTGGAGAAAGAAGCGGAAGACACCGACACGCCAGAGAAAGCACTGCCACAGTACCGATTTGCCGATGCGGTCTCCGAAGATGTTCGCAACGTCAACGTGACGACTTTTCGAACCAGCGAACTGGCACGCACCGGTGATTTGAGCGAACGAAGTGAAAGCTGGGTTCGCGACGGCATCTATGACTGCGTGATCTGTTTTGAAACACCTCTCTCAGAAACCAGCTCAACCCAGCCCAACCAACAAGGCACCATCGGGCTGTTTTACAACGTTGCCTCAGATCAGTCTCTGGTCGCGAGAGAACGCATGGCCTCGATCTTGAATCACTGGCGTGGAACCTGGGTTCGCAATCGATTGTCCTCGGCCGGGATGGAGCTTTCGGTCTTGGATCCGTTCCAAGTCCGTGACGTCGACATCGCTCCCGAGCGAACTCGCGAAGCAGCGTTTTGGAGCAAGCTTCTGCCTTTCATCATGCTGATCTGGGCGATGACCGGCGCGTTCTACCCTGCGATCGACTTGGTCGCTGGTGAGAAAGAACGTGGAACGCTGGAAACGTTGCTCTGCAGCCCCACGCTTCGAAGTGAAATCGTTTGGGGCAAGCTCGGCGCGGTGATGTCATTCAGCATGATGACCGCGATCCTCAACGCCTGCTCGATGCTGGTCACCAGCACGTTTGTGTTCAACCAAATCGCGATTGGTCCCGCGGGCGGCTCCATGGGAACGCCGCCCTTGATCCCGATGCTGTGGTTGTTCGTGGCCCTGATTCCGCTGTCAGCCTTGTTCAGCGCATTGGCTCTCGCGGTCGCCGCCATGGCACGCAGCAGCAAGGAGGGCCAGTACTACCTGATGCCGCTGATGATGCTGACACTGCCACTGGTCTTGCTACCGATGTTGCCAGGCACGACGCTGAGCTTGGGCACCAGCTTGATTCCCGTCACCGGGATGTTCTTGCTCGTCAGAACTCTGGTCGAGGGACACATGGTCGAAGCCTTGACGTACGTTCCGACCGTTGCACTTGTCACGGGCATTTGCCTGTGGTTGGCCGTTCAGTGGGCCCGCCGCCAGTTCGAATCCGAATCCGTTTTGTTTGGTGATGGCGACCAGTGGGAACTCGGGGCTTGGTTCCGACACCTATGGCGTGACCGCCAATTGGCAGCCACTCCCACCGTCGCCTTTGGATGCGGAGCCGTGGTGCTCGTCGGACTCTTCTTTGGCAAACTAGCCGTGACCGAGATGCCAACCACCTTTGCGGGCATCGCGACGCTGGTCCTGATCCCCCAACTCGGATTGATCTTGGCTCCGACGTTGTTGATGTCGGTCATGCTGACCACCTCTCTGCGCACCAGCCTGCGACTCAATCTTCCAAACTGGCGAATTTGGCCGGTCATCGGCGTGCTCTGTGTCATGCTTCATCCGCTCTACATCCAATTGGCTGGATGGATCAGCGCGATGTACCCACTCAGTGACCAAGCGGTCGAGGCCATGCTGCCGTTCACTCAGCAAATCGCATCGGCCCCGTGGACATCGGTGATCCTGTTGATGGCGTTTGTGCCTGCGATCTGTGAAGAGCTCACGTACCGCGGATTCATCTTTGGCGGACTGGTCCGCGGCGGCCACCCGTTGCGAGCCGTCTTGGTCACCGCGTTGATGTTTGGCATCTCGCATGGCGTGCTTCAACAATCCATTTCAGCCACGTTCATGGGATTGCTGCTCGGCTGGATCGCACTGCGAACTGGAAGCGTGTTGCCAGGCATCGCGATTCACTTCTGCAACAATGCCCTCTCGGTGTCGCTGCAACGGGTCACTGAATTGGATCTGCCGATCTTGAATGAGCTGATTCAAAACTCGGCCAATGGACCGGCGTACCATCCTTACTGGACGGCATGTTGCTTCATCGTTTCCGCCGCTTGCTTGGCTGGAGTTTACCGAATCACGCAAGAAGCGGATTCCATCAACAGCCATGATGCGCTGGCTGATCGCGTGAGCTTGGGCAGCAACGTCACCGACCCAGCCTTGAAGCGACTTTCACCGGCCACGCAATGA
- a CDS encoding glycosyltransferase family 2 protein, giving the protein MNELNASSELVSNESQTHLDPASTGSDSAVEPSYWFSDEYVARMRQTMGPDACRALSIYPLPDSFCLSVIVPVYNECSTVESVLNSLRNTGLPMQIIVVDDGSNDGSGESLQQYQSDHNVTLIRHAENRGKGAAIRTAIEATQGDVVVIQDADSEYDPGDFRVMLQPLLAGEADVVYGTRYGHCDRQVSPWWHQAVNGFISWLASVAIGPRLSDVETCYKMARRESFLGILPQLKENRFGIEIELTARWARKGLRFTERPIRYHHRWYDEGKKITWRDGVAALGCIFRYGLLRR; this is encoded by the coding sequence GTGAACGAACTGAACGCGTCTTCCGAACTCGTTTCGAACGAATCGCAAACGCATTTGGACCCTGCTTCAACGGGATCCGATTCTGCCGTTGAACCAAGTTACTGGTTCAGCGATGAGTACGTTGCTCGGATGCGCCAAACAATGGGGCCGGACGCTTGCCGCGCGTTGTCGATCTATCCCCTGCCCGACTCGTTTTGCTTGTCGGTGATTGTGCCGGTTTACAACGAGTGCTCGACCGTGGAGTCGGTGCTGAACTCGTTGCGCAACACCGGCCTGCCGATGCAGATCATCGTGGTGGATGATGGTTCCAACGATGGATCCGGGGAGTCATTGCAGCAATATCAAAGTGACCACAATGTCACACTGATACGACACGCGGAAAACCGAGGCAAAGGTGCGGCGATCCGCACAGCGATTGAAGCCACTCAGGGCGACGTGGTTGTGATTCAAGACGCGGACAGTGAGTACGACCCCGGCGATTTTCGGGTCATGTTGCAACCGTTGTTGGCTGGGGAAGCCGATGTGGTCTACGGCACGCGCTACGGTCATTGCGATCGCCAGGTCTCGCCGTGGTGGCATCAGGCCGTCAACGGGTTCATTTCTTGGTTAGCCAGCGTGGCAATCGGGCCGCGTTTGAGCGACGTCGAAACCTGTTACAAGATGGCTCGCCGTGAGAGTTTCTTGGGCATTCTGCCGCAGTTGAAGGAAAACCGCTTCGGAATTGAAATCGAGTTGACGGCTCGCTGGGCGCGGAAAGGGTTGCGTTTCACAGAGCGTCCCATTCGTTACCACCACCGCTGGTACGACGAAGGCAAGAAGATCACTTGGCGGGACGGGGTCGCTGCTCTGGGGTGCATCTTTCGTTACGGATTGCTCCGTCGATGA
- the mdh gene encoding malate dehydrogenase, whose translation MRRAKITIVGAGNVGATCAHWCAAAELGDVVLLDIPRTEDMPRGKALDLMQASPIMGFDSNIVGTTDYADTADSDVIVVTAGLPRKPGMSRDDLLATNAKIVTSVAEEIKATSPNAVIIVVSNPLDAMVQQMFKVTGFEPAKVIGQAGVLDTARYRTFLAMELGVSVEDISALLMGGHGDTMVPIPSCTSVGGIPVTQLISKERLDEIVDRTRKGGAEIVSLLKTGSAYYAPAAACAQMVEAIVKDKKRVVPVAAYCDSEYGVGGYYVGVPVVLGSGGVERIIELSLTDEETKAFQNSVDAVKSLVSTMDGLLAE comes from the coding sequence ATGCGTCGCGCTAAAATCACCATCGTCGGAGCCGGAAATGTTGGTGCCACCTGTGCTCATTGGTGCGCCGCAGCGGAACTCGGCGATGTCGTTCTCTTGGACATCCCACGCACCGAAGACATGCCTCGCGGCAAGGCCCTCGACCTGATGCAAGCCTCGCCAATCATGGGGTTTGATTCGAACATCGTCGGCACCACGGACTACGCCGACACCGCCGACAGCGATGTGATCGTCGTCACCGCCGGACTGCCTCGCAAACCAGGCATGAGCCGCGACGATTTGTTGGCCACCAATGCGAAAATCGTGACCAGCGTTGCCGAAGAAATCAAAGCCACCAGCCCCAACGCGGTGATCATCGTCGTCAGCAACCCGCTCGACGCGATGGTGCAGCAGATGTTCAAAGTCACCGGCTTTGAACCCGCCAAAGTCATCGGCCAAGCTGGCGTCTTGGACACCGCTCGCTACCGCACGTTCCTGGCAATGGAACTGGGCGTCAGCGTGGAAGACATCAGCGCCTTGTTGATGGGTGGCCACGGCGACACGATGGTTCCGATCCCAAGCTGCACCAGCGTGGGCGGCATCCCCGTCACCCAACTGATCTCCAAAGAACGCTTGGACGAAATCGTTGACCGGACCCGCAAGGGCGGCGCCGAAATCGTTTCCTTGCTGAAAACCGGCAGCGCTTACTACGCTCCCGCCGCGGCTTGTGCCCAAATGGTCGAAGCGATCGTCAAAGACAAGAAACGCGTCGTCCCTGTCGCTGCTTACTGCGATTCCGAGTACGGCGTCGGCGGCTACTACGTTGGCGTTCCAGTGGTGCTGGGCAGCGGTGGCGTCGAACGCATCATCGAATTGTCGCTCACCGACGAAGAAACCAAGGCCTTCCAAAACAGCGTCGACGCGGTCAAATCGCTGGTTTCGACCATGGACGGATTGCTCGCTGAATAG
- the hisC gene encoding histidinol-phosphate transaminase, with the protein MQYRPALSKMKPYIPGEQPPPGKFIKLNTNENPYPPPAPVVSAIQSAATGPLNRYPDPMATSFRRAAADALGLPGPEWVLAGNGSDEILTLLVRGFVGEGESLRLPYPSYILYRTLADIQGANWEQVPFNDPWELPQSFGENRDDLKLVLLPNPNSPSGTIVSKSQIAELSNSLDCPLVIDEAYADFAEENCLDLVQSNDNIFVTRTLSKSYGLAGIRFGFLVAQPHVIAELTKIKDSYNCDAISIAAATAAMGCQDWLADVVAKMNVTRERLTVGLRALGFDVTPSHANFVWCRHPEGKHAEIHQYLKQSQILIRYMDFPDWGDGLRISVGTDEQIDACLLMIERAMQSLNLTLPARADST; encoded by the coding sequence TTGCAATACCGTCCCGCGCTATCCAAGATGAAACCGTACATCCCGGGGGAACAACCGCCACCGGGCAAATTCATCAAGCTCAACACAAACGAGAACCCCTACCCACCTCCGGCCCCGGTGGTCTCCGCGATCCAGTCCGCCGCAACCGGACCGCTGAACCGTTACCCCGACCCCATGGCGACCTCGTTCCGACGAGCCGCCGCGGATGCGTTGGGATTGCCTGGTCCGGAATGGGTGCTCGCCGGCAACGGCAGCGACGAAATCCTGACCTTGCTCGTTCGCGGTTTTGTTGGCGAAGGCGAGTCGCTGCGACTGCCTTACCCCAGCTACATCCTGTACCGGACGCTGGCTGACATCCAAGGTGCGAACTGGGAACAAGTCCCATTCAACGATCCGTGGGAACTCCCGCAGTCATTTGGCGAAAATCGCGACGACCTGAAACTGGTGCTGCTGCCCAATCCAAACAGCCCCAGCGGAACGATCGTTTCCAAGAGCCAGATCGCCGAACTTTCCAATTCGCTCGACTGCCCGCTGGTCATCGATGAAGCCTACGCGGACTTCGCGGAAGAGAACTGCCTGGACCTGGTGCAGTCCAACGACAACATTTTCGTCACCCGAACACTCAGCAAGTCGTATGGCCTGGCAGGCATCCGGTTCGGGTTCCTGGTGGCTCAACCACATGTGATCGCGGAACTGACCAAGATCAAAGACAGCTACAACTGCGACGCGATCTCAATCGCCGCCGCGACCGCCGCGATGGGGTGCCAAGACTGGCTGGCCGATGTCGTTGCCAAAATGAACGTCACCCGAGAACGATTGACCGTCGGCTTGCGAGCACTTGGATTCGACGTGACACCATCGCACGCGAATTTCGTGTGGTGCCGCCACCCCGAAGGAAAACACGCCGAAATTCACCAGTACCTCAAACAAAGCCAGATTCTGATCCGATACATGGACTTCCCCGACTGGGGCGATGGATTGCGAATCAGTGTCGGGACCGACGAACAAATCGATGCGTGCTTGTTGATGATCGAGCGTGCGATGCAATCTCTCAACCTTACTCTTCCCGCCCGAGCGGACTCGACATGA